A region from the uncultured Stenotrophomonas sp. genome encodes:
- the nuoB gene encoding NADH-quinone oxidoreductase subunit B, whose product MGVIQTLDGLVNNPIPEGRVDDILRPEGDNPLLDKGYVTTSVDALLNWARTGSMWPMTFGLACCAVEMMHAGASRLDLDRYGVVFRPSPRQSDVMIVAGTLVNKMAPALRKVYDQMPDPKWVISMGSCANGGGYYHYSYSVVRGCDRVVPVDVYVPGCPPTAEALVYGILQLQKKIWRTQTIAR is encoded by the coding sequence ATGGGAGTGATTCAGACGCTCGATGGCCTGGTGAACAACCCCATCCCGGAAGGGCGGGTTGACGACATCCTGCGGCCCGAAGGCGACAATCCGCTGCTCGACAAGGGCTACGTGACCACCAGCGTCGACGCGCTGCTGAACTGGGCGCGTACCGGCTCGATGTGGCCGATGACCTTCGGCCTGGCCTGCTGCGCGGTGGAAATGATGCACGCCGGCGCCTCGCGCCTGGACCTGGACCGCTACGGCGTGGTGTTCCGCCCGTCACCGCGCCAGTCCGACGTGATGATCGTCGCCGGTACCCTGGTCAACAAGATGGCCCCGGCGCTGCGCAAGGTCTACGACCAGATGCCCGACCCGAAGTGGGTGATCTCGATGGGCAGCTGCGCCAACGGTGGCGGCTACTACCATTATTCGTACTCGGTGGTGCGCGGTTGCGACCGCGTGGTGCCGGTGGACGTGTATGTCCCGGGTTGCCCACCGACCGCCGAGGCGCTGGTCTACGGCATCCTGCAGTTGCAGAAGAAGATCTGGCGCACCCAGACCATCGCCCGCTGA
- the nuoA gene encoding NADH-quinone oxidoreductase subunit A, protein MPWHPQVPGQRQERIAVLAEYLPSLLFLIVATGIGIALMLVGRFLGPRSPDEQKLSPYECGFEAFENARMKFDVRYYLIAIQFIVFDLEIIFIVPWTQVFMELGARSLVTMGLFVGMLFLGFVYVWKKGALEWE, encoded by the coding sequence ATGCCTTGGCACCCGCAGGTGCCCGGGCAGAGGCAAGAGAGAATCGCTGTGCTGGCCGAATATTTGCCGTCCCTGCTGTTCCTGATCGTCGCCACCGGCATTGGCATCGCTCTGATGCTGGTCGGTCGCTTCCTTGGTCCCCGCAGCCCCGACGAGCAGAAACTCTCGCCGTATGAATGCGGCTTCGAGGCGTTCGAGAACGCGCGCATGAAGTTCGACGTGCGCTACTACCTGATCGCCATCCAGTTCATCGTCTTCGACCTGGAAATCATCTTCATCGTGCCTTGGACCCAGGTGTTCATGGAGCTGGGCGCCCGCTCGCTCGTCACCATGGGCCTGTTCGTGGGCATGCTGTTCCTCGGCTTTGTCTACGTGTGGAAGAAGGGAGCGCTGGAATGGGAGTGA